From Anaerolineae bacterium, the proteins below share one genomic window:
- a CDS encoding HIT domain-containing protein, which translates to MDRLYTPWRMKYVTSTEPQREECVFCNHLRANPSHDRENYLVYRGQTAFTVMNLYPYNTGHLMVLPNEHVATLAETSPTTQFEIITLVTYFTGLLSTLMQPDGFNIGLNMGRVAGAGIDHHLHVHLVPRWSGDTNFMSVFGDTRVLPEALVDTYDKIMTWLKEQPPQIPSLA; encoded by the coding sequence TTGGATAGATTATACACCCCCTGGCGAATGAAATACGTAACCTCAACCGAGCCGCAAAGGGAGGAGTGCGTGTTCTGCAACCACCTCCGCGCCAACCCCAGCCACGACCGGGAGAATTACCTGGTTTACCGGGGACAAACCGCTTTTACAGTGATGAACCTTTACCCTTATAATACCGGCCACCTGATGGTTTTACCCAACGAGCATGTAGCCACCCTGGCTGAGACTTCTCCCACCACCCAGTTTGAGATAATTACCCTGGTCACCTATTTTACCGGGTTACTTTCGACCCTGATGCAGCCCGATGGATTCAATATTGGCCTTAATATGGGTCGGGTGGCCGGGGCAGGCATTGACCACCATTTGCACGTTCACCTTGTACCCCGCTGGAGCGGCGATACCAACTTTATGTCTGTGTTTGGCGACACGCGGGTGTTACCCGAAGCGCTGGTTGATACCTATGACAAAATTATGACCTGGTTAAAAGAGCAACCACCACAAATCCCATCTTTGGCGTAA
- a CDS encoding protein kinase, which yields MSDLIGKTIGQYEIVEKIGVGGMATVYKAYQRSINRYVAVKILPTQFAHDPNFVKRFAQEAKAIAALEHPHILPVYDFGTQEGLTYMVMRYVEGGTLADQMGKPTSDKRIVEIVGNIARALEYAHRQGVVHRDIKPSNVLIDKQGEVLLTDFGIAKMMQDSGGTRLTGTGSILGTPEYMSPEQAEGVSVDHRSDIYSLGVVLYELLTGQPPFQAKTPLAVVLKHVKEPLSPPRTIKPDVAEPLEQVVLKAMDKNREQRYQTAAEMEQALKDALREIESAAPTTSIPPSKTQGVAPPVPTPAKGRSTMSTFLVIGLVVAVVLCLGAGGIFALAALSGRGERGTATAVSGDVSVSDGLFPKTPEPTAEPTAESSDAPTPTKSGVEVDTILPPVNLDRAELFRESFDSNENNWTIGQEIDEYGIYNAEMVDGRYRMSQKADKDVFIWEYLTGGNFDNFVVAVDAFPVEANTDAYGYGLVLRNNANTQSLYTFEIENDSFKVDLLADGNWKTLADWKSLAAINVGGPNQLMAKAAGPALTFYVNGQEATTVEDNTLLDGSIGVALNLHQAGDSATVDFDNLVVYALNDEELAGVSDIIFEEYFDSDANGWATGEFEDDYSQDEITIEDGKYTLRALTKKAAYIEKKLPNREFSDFVLTLEATPHDTAEHYSYGIAFREDSEANVYTFEIGNDGLYAVFLYDNEWIKLKDWSSAKAIKPGQTNQLKVIAQGSTLTFFVNDDQLTTLTDDTLAKGQIGLILDMFEENQSAAVDFDNLVIRRIIEP from the coding sequence ATGTCAGACCTCATCGGCAAAACCATCGGACAATACGAAATTGTTGAAAAAATTGGCGTGGGCGGGATGGCTACCGTTTACAAGGCTTACCAGCGTTCCATCAACCGTTACGTGGCCGTTAAAATTTTGCCCACCCAATTTGCGCACGATCCCAATTTTGTCAAACGTTTTGCCCAGGAAGCCAAAGCTATTGCCGCCCTGGAACATCCCCACATCCTGCCCGTTTATGATTTTGGCACCCAGGAAGGTTTAACCTACATGGTCATGCGTTACGTAGAAGGCGGCACGCTGGCCGACCAGATGGGCAAACCGACATCCGACAAACGCATTGTAGAGATTGTGGGTAATATCGCCAGAGCGCTGGAATATGCCCACCGCCAAGGGGTGGTCCACCGGGACATCAAACCCAGCAATGTTCTCATTGACAAACAGGGTGAGGTGCTGCTCACCGACTTTGGTATTGCCAAAATGATGCAAGATTCCGGCGGCACCCGCTTGACCGGCACCGGCAGCATTTTGGGCACGCCGGAATATATGTCGCCCGAACAGGCCGAAGGGGTGAGCGTGGACCATCGCAGCGACATCTACTCTCTGGGTGTGGTTTTGTATGAATTACTGACCGGCCAGCCCCCCTTCCAGGCTAAAACCCCCCTGGCCGTGGTGCTGAAACACGTCAAAGAACCATTGTCGCCGCCGCGCACGATTAAACCTGATGTGGCCGAGCCGCTGGAGCAGGTGGTACTCAAGGCTATGGACAAAAACCGCGAGCAACGCTACCAAACCGCCGCCGAAATGGAGCAAGCCTTAAAAGATGCGCTCCGCGAAATTGAAAGCGCCGCCCCTACCACCAGCATTCCTCCCTCTAAAACGCAAGGAGTAGCCCCTCCGGTGCCCACGCCGGCCAAAGGGCGGAGCACAATGAGTACGTTTTTAGTTATTGGGCTGGTGGTGGCCGTAGTATTGTGCCTGGGCGCAGGGGGTATCTTTGCCCTGGCTGCTCTCTCTGGCAGGGGGGAGCGCGGCACAGCCACGGCCGTATCGGGAGATGTGTCCGTGTCTGACGGTCTTTTCCCAAAAACCCCTGAACCTACTGCAGAACCCACCGCAGAATCTTCCGACGCGCCTACTCCCACCAAATCAGGCGTGGAAGTTGATACGATTCTCCCCCCGGTTAACCTGGATAGAGCAGAACTGTTCCGGGAGAGCTTTGATTCAAACGAGAATAACTGGACCATTGGCCAGGAAATAGATGAATATGGCATCTACAACGCCGAGATGGTTGATGGTCGCTATCGTATGAGTCAAAAGGCCGATAAAGACGTGTTTATCTGGGAGTACCTGACCGGCGGCAATTTTGATAACTTTGTGGTAGCGGTTGACGCCTTCCCGGTTGAGGCCAATACCGACGCCTATGGTTATGGCCTTGTTTTGCGCAATAACGCCAATACCCAAAGCCTTTACACCTTTGAAATAGAAAATGATAGTTTTAAGGTGGATCTGTTAGCGGATGGTAATTGGAAAACACTGGCTGATTGGAAATCGCTGGCGGCCATTAATGTTGGTGGGCCGAACCAACTGATGGCCAAAGCAGCCGGCCCGGCCTTGACCTTTTATGTTAACGGCCAGGAAGCCACCACCGTGGAAGACAACACCCTGCTGGACGGCTCGATTGGTGTAGCCCTTAATCTTCACCAAGCAGGGGACAGCGCGACCGTTGATTTTGATAACCTGGTGGTATACGCCCTGAACGATGAGGAACTGGCCGGCGTCAGCGACATTATCTTTGAGGAGTATTTCGACTCCGATGCTAACGGTTGGGCTACCGGCGAATTTGAAGATGACTACAGCCAGGATGAAATCACCATTGAGGATGGCAAATACACCTTACGCGCCCTCACCAAAAAAGCCGCTTACATTGAAAAAAAGCTACCCAATCGAGAGTTCTCAGACTTTGTGCTCACTCTGGAAGCCACCCCCCACGATACCGCCGAACATTACTCCTATGGTATCGCTTTCCGCGAAGACAGCGAAGCCAATGTTTACACCTTTGAAATTGGCAATGATGGCCTCTACGCCGTTTTCCTTTATGATAACGAGTGGATAAAACTCAAAGATTGGTCCAGCGCCAAAGCCATTAAACCAGGCCAAACCAACCAACTCAAGGTGATTGCCCAAGGTAGCACCCTCACCTTCTTTGTCAATGACGACCAATTGACCACCCTCACGGACGATACCCTGGCCAAAGGGCAAATTGGCCTGATTTTGGACATGTTTGAAGAGAATCAATCCGCCGCTGTGGATTTTGACAATTTAGTTATCAGGAGAATAATCGAGCCGTAA